ttcatttgtaaaaatccatggctggtatggatataatctcatcagtacaaaagatgttcacccagaacagtggttattattcaaggtagaaatgagtcagctcaacagattacctcatacattcattgactcaacatcttttcgacaagcagatcaccctctaagccagtcaccagcaacagctttggatgcttttgttaagaatactattcgtgaaagagatttaatggaaaccataatcaatacagatccaaacaatcacatggatgaaacatcatcagaagaagaacagtacaggcaccctagagatgatttcgacagtgatgagtggccggatacagattaaaatacgtatttatgtatttgtgtaatattatgtatgcaatgatgtcatagtgtggtgtgatgtgtgcaatgatgtcattagatcaataattgtgagtgatgtaagtaatgatgtcattagatcaataattgtgagtgatgtaagcaatgatgtcattacatcaataattgagcttttacctgattagcaggtaacaagtcatccggtaacctctttaagaggtagcaggtcatatccacttttatggcctataaatatgtattgatagaatggagttggatcataacttaaaaaaagatcacaacttcttcttccttgtataataaattacccagtttattgtaattctCTCCTTCTGCTTCTCTATTTTTCCAATTTGTTTTACGAGTTTCTCTCCTCACCGAGACAATCCCCTCCTAAACCCCATCACGAACCAATAGTTTCAAAACTAGTTAAAATTAAAACGTACTACTGGCCTCCGTGTTCTGGATCTCTGTCTGCTTTGCTGTCTCTACTTGAAACAAATTCCAGCTATCTATTCATCCAAATTTTGTTTAATTTCAATCCAATTTGAACTTTAATTTTAATTGCTACTGCTGTTGTTCCTCATTCAATCATGAAGATTGCGATCTCCTTTCTCCTTCTGATCTGCTGCTATCTCTCTACTTGTTTCTCATCTCCAGTTTCCATTTCAGGTTTCATTTCATTAATTCAACCAACATtatttcaattcaagttataataatTTTGCTTTCAAGTGTTCTTAGGTCTAGTCAACTTCTGATCTTGATCTTTTATTTGTGCAGATGGTGTCTTCACTTCTGATTCTTCCTCAATTGGACGAACCCTACTTCAGGCTAAAAAACGTTAGtttcttacggagtattatttacctTATAATGTTATGAATTGGTATAATTGGATTCGTTTctgaattagggttttaataatatctCTGTTAGTAGATTAATGGCATAGAttttgtgcatatggtggtgatAAACTTGTTGTTTAAACTTGCAGCTTGTCCTGTCGACTTTGAATTCATGAATTACACAATTATAACTAGTAAATGCAAAGGACCAAAATACCCTGCTGATTTATGTTGTGGAGCTTTTAAAGACTTTGCCTGCCCTTATTCCGATGACTTGAACGATTTGTCTAATGAGTGTGCGTCATCGATGTTTAGTTACATCAATCTCTACGGAAACTATCCGCCTGGTTTATTTTCAAGCTTATGTAGTGACGATAAAGTTGGGCTCGTCTGCCCCGCTTTAGCACCTGGAACAGGGAAGAATAGCGTCAAAGCCGATTCCAATAACAGTTCTAAGGCTCGCAGTTCGTCTATATTGATGGCATTTTTCGGAGCTTTTATAGTCTTGTTCATATGGTTTTGAAGGGTTATGATTGATTCTAGTAACAGCCATAACATTTGCAGCCTATAAGTTCGTATGAGTTTTTGATGTTTTATCGCCAACCACGTGTATTAGATATAGATCCGGGATGAAATTCTGACATTCTTCAATGATTATATTTATTTGTTACTGTAATATCTTGCcctttaaaaatacaaaaaatgatttttatatagAATATGTGTAAGAGGGCTTATTctgcctttgttatttacagtattcTTGTGCCATTGTCTTGTTATCATGTGAACTATTAGGCAACTTGTGTGGTCCTATATTAGATGATACAAAAACCATTTGTCTTGTTGATTTTGGATAATGTTTATATGGCTGTGAATTGACAGCACATTTGAAATACTGAAATGAAAATATACTACTATCAAGACAAAAAGTAAGGAAGAAACATGGCTTCTTCTTCTTTGGTTGCTGATATGCTCATCAGGTTGAACAAAGTTAGCAGCCTACGTATGACAGCGACAGGTGTTCCGGTCCCTGTTACGTTGCTGCAAATTTGCAGAGATATAAAGGAAATTAGGCAGTTACATACACAATTAGTGGTGTCGGGATTACTTGATCGTCGGGTTAATGCAGGGAGACTAGTTGCATCTTATGTCGAGTGTGGTGAAATCGTCGAAGCTTTATCAGTGTTTCACACGATTGCTTCTCCTCATGTATATGCGTATAACACCGTTATCAGGGGCTTAACGTTTGCCAAGTGTCCACATGATTCACTTTTACTTAACGTTAAACTTTTACAAAGAAGCTTAATACCAGACAACCACACTTATGCGTATTCCTTAAAAGCGTGTGCCCATTTAAAAGCCCTTTCTGAAGGGAAACAGCTGCATGCCCAGATCATCAAGGCTGGAAAGAAACCAGACACTTATATGCACAGCTCGTTGATAAACATGTACGCAAATTCAGGTGAGTTGAGTTCTGCCGAATGTGTTCTAGCTGAGTTTGTAGAGGAAAATGTACTTGCAAAGAATTGTATGATTACCGGTTACATGAATCAGGGTCATGTTAAGCTTGCAGAACAAGTCTTTAACAAAATGTGCGAAAAAGATTCTGCATCTTGGAGTGCGATGATAACAGGATACACGGGAAACGGTATGCATATAGAGGCATTGACCATTTTTCAAGAAATGGTAGCTTGTAACGTCCCGTTAAATGAGTCAACGCTCGTTAGTGCACTTTCTGCTTGTGGACGTTTGGGAGCACTAGATCAGGGTAGATGGATACACGTTTATATTAACAGGAAGTTTGATAAAGTTAGTGTTACTCTTAATACATCTGTTGTTGACATGTACGCTAGATGCGGGTGTATTGAGTTCGCCTATGAAGTTTTCAAAAATATGCCCGAAAAAGATGTTGTGACGTGGGGAGTTATCATATCTGGATTTGCAACACACGGGCCCGCTGAAACATGCTTTCAACTTCTTGAAGAAATGGTTGCGGATGGGATACAACCGAATGAGGTTATCTTTGTAGCTATACTTACTGCCTGTTCTCATGCAGGATTAGTAGATTTGGGTTACTTATACTTGAACCAGATGATAAATGTATATAATATTAGACCTTCGGTTCATCACTATGGGTGCATGGTGGATCTTCTTGGTCGAGCTGGAAGGTTAGCCAAGGCAGAAGAACTTATTTCGACAATGGTGGAAGAACCAAATGTGGTTGTATGGGGTGCGTTACTTGGAGCTTGTAGAATACATAAAGACTTTAAGCGAGGGGAGTTTGCGTACAAGCAACTTGTTAAGTTGGAACCATGTTCAGGTGAACGGTATAAGTTAGTGAGTCACTTGTTAGCAGATACAGAAGAACAAGAACGCGTAGTTGAACTTAGAAAGGAAATATTGGATAGAAATTTAGAGACCATAAAAGGGTCAAGCTTGATTGAGGTTGATGGGGAGGTTCATAAATTTGTTGCAAATGATATAGATCATAGAAGGTATAAAGAAATATATAGTGTGTTTCAGGGATGAAAATGTGTTTTAGAAGAAGCAAGATGACCTTTTGATCTTCTCTTCAAAAAAGTTTGTATAGATTATTACAATTACATAGCCTATCAACAATGATCTAAATAAATGAAAACAATCAATTTCAAAGGTTATATGCTGCATTAAAAATATACTTGGATGATTTACAAATTGTTTCACCCACTTAACATGCTTTCATCCTTTATGATTTGACCCACATGAGATGTAACACAACCCAAAATCAAACACCAACTTCTTGGTTATAATTTATAGCATAATGTGGCTATTGTTATATGGTTCCAGTGCCCATAATAGGCATATTATGATACAAAAGCTGCACAAATTAATAACAAAACAGACCCTTATTGCCTAATGGTGGCTTATGTTGTTTTGTAACTATATAAATGTATGATGTTTTTAACTATATAAAGAACCGGAAGTTCACCATAGGAAGTTTCTTCTGGATTTGGGTCGAAAATCCTTTTTGTTGATGCACCAGGAATTCGGAAAGGTACTCAACTGCAATAAAAAGGAACGTGTGGCTATCAGCAAGAGCAAATGGATAAAATCTAGTATAAGTAACATGATTCCGCGTTAATTTTCAGAGACTGATTGAGCAAGGACCAACACCTTCATTCATTAAAAACACAGTTTGGACAACTTTGACCTGTTTCCTTATTTGCAATCTTttttagtatttatttattttaagatttaattaCCTGTTTGACTTGTTAGAGATAACATGTATAAGTACAAGAACTTACATTGCTAAGAAGCTTAGCACCGTACCAAGCGGAATCCGCACCATATGGAGGTGGCATAACTCGTATTCCATTAGATAAGGATGGGGGAAGAAGAAAACGCAGTTCTTTATCTAATCTTTCTGCACGTGGAAATATAAAGTTTAAAAATTATTATCACTCTATGGATCACATAACTTACATATAGTTACTGATATATACCTACTAGTCCTGGTAAACACGCAGTACCCCCAGCCAAGACAATGGTTTTGAACCAAGAATCCTCAGGGGTTAATCCTGCAGCATGACATTGTTCAATGCAAAGCGCCACAGCCTGATGCAAACCAATTGCACTCCTGTTCCAAAAAGACAAAAGTACACAAGTACATTGAAATTTCATTTTTAAAAGTGGATAAAAGGTTATACACGTCGATAAATATTATAAGCGGAAAGATGAGTGGGCAGACATAATAAATAATAGAATAAAAGGGGTTAAGCTTAAAAGGGCAGGTCTGGTTGACCCACAGTTTTTTGGTCCACTCTTTAACCTTTTTAGGTATTTATATAGATAACTAATGTGTTAAATACACTTACAAATCCAATTTTATCGCAATACTTATATAGACATCTAATTGAACGATTTAGGATGTTGGATGCATTTAAAAACATTGAACAACCTTAGACCTGTTTCATTTATAGGTAATACTCATCTATTTGACCTGTTTGAGATTAAACATGGCCAAAGGCAACCTATttataagtaaatgggtcaaaattgccatcTCGGGTCAAAAGGAGTGAGGATATATGTACGTACAATCCTGCAATGCGTGGCTGGAATAAAATCTCTCCTGTCCGATAACGTTCTTGTGAGAGAGTAAACCGACCCTCAACGGGAACGTCATATGACGCTTCTGTATCCTTTCGCAATTCAGCCCCGTAGTCAACAGCAACATAACAAAGTTTCTGCATGGCAATTTAGACAAATACCGTTAGACCTTATGATAAAATATTCAGGTACTATTTGCCGCAACAACTGATACAAAGATACTTACCTCTTTCAGAGTGCGCACTGTGTATAACGAAGAAAAATGCAGATTTCTATGCTGCATTTGTTCCCTAAGATAACCAGTAAGCTTTAAAGCTCCAACTCCCAAAGGTTCCACACCCACTTTGTGCATTATCTTACCATGTAAAACTGGAAATACCAAATCAAGATTTATATGACAACAAGGTTTTAAACGACTTTATACATACACAAACGTTTTTTCTTTCATCTGTTCCGATAATTTAACAAGATTATTTATGCAATAAAGGGTACAAAGCTTGCTACATAATTGTCTATCAGTTCTGATGGTAGGGTGAAGAATTGAGAAATTTAGCATACTTGGTACAATGGATGTTTGATGAAATCCGATGTTGACAAGAATCCCGGAAGTTTTTCTTGCGGCAAACAAAGATAAAATTGCCTGCACGTCACACAACAGTAACATTAGGGAGCATGATGCAGAAATCAATACTTATCCTGTGAAAATATGATAGTCCCAATTCTATAAAAAACCACTATAAAATTTGAAGATAGATAATAAGGTATGACTATTGTCTTATGAAATGAAAGAACGAATAAGGTGTAAACATTTTGTCAGACCTGGCTGACTGCACAGACCGAAGGAACATTCATGTCAAACATTGTTGTGTAGACGGCTTCTTTTAGTTGGCGTCTCGCATTTTTAGCCTCTTGTGTGGCTAAATCATATTCACAAAAGAACAATTACAAAGTAGAATTTAATCATCACATCACAGACATTGAAAATAATGTGATCCAC
The window above is part of the Rutidosis leptorrhynchoides isolate AG116_Rl617_1_P2 chromosome 1, CSIRO_AGI_Rlap_v1, whole genome shotgun sequence genome. Proteins encoded here:
- the LOC139888903 gene encoding GPI-anchored protein LLG1-like, coding for MKIAISFLLLICCYLSTCFSSPVSISDGVFTSDSSSIGRTLLQAKKPCPVDFEFMNYTIITSKCKGPKYPADLCCGAFKDFACPYSDDLNDLSNECASSMFSYINLYGNYPPGLFSSLCSDDKVGLVCPALAPGTGKNSVKADSNNSSKARSSSILMAFFGAFIVLFIWF
- the LOC139888775 gene encoding pentatricopeptide repeat-containing protein At5g66520-like, encoding MASSSLVADMLIRLNKVSSLRMTATGVPVPVTLLQICRDIKEIRQLHTQLVVSGLLDRRVNAGRLVASYVECGEIVEALSVFHTIASPHVYAYNTVIRGLTFAKCPHDSLLLNVKLLQRSLIPDNHTYAYSLKACAHLKALSEGKQLHAQIIKAGKKPDTYMHSSLINMYANSGELSSAECVLAEFVEENVLAKNCMITGYMNQGHVKLAEQVFNKMCEKDSASWSAMITGYTGNGMHIEALTIFQEMVACNVPLNESTLVSALSACGRLGALDQGRWIHVYINRKFDKVSVTLNTSVVDMYARCGCIEFAYEVFKNMPEKDVVTWGVIISGFATHGPAETCFQLLEEMVADGIQPNEVIFVAILTACSHAGLVDLGYLYLNQMINVYNIRPSVHHYGCMVDLLGRAGRLAKAEELISTMVEEPNVVVWGALLGACRIHKDFKRGEFAYKQLVKLEPCSGERYKLVSHLLADTEEQERVVELRKEILDRNLETIKGSSLIEVDGEVHKFVANDIDHRRYKEIYSVFQG
- the LOC139888835 gene encoding actin-related protein 8-like, with product MTSFFMKILESANRLTSTISSSTSASSSNSSSSSHVTESDHTIMCSLSTGEFDRVPLDVFMQILKLIGPKEAAKLTVICKSWKLIVSDNMLWISYLQNQKDPWDTMFFAETSLRSGYPLRTYPSQRQSFMHIYGQRARVPGSIIIDGGSGYCKFGWSKYDSPSGRAATFLEFGNIDSPLYSKLRHFFATIYSRMQVKSSSQPTVVSIPMSQYGATQEAKNARRQLKEAVYTTMFDMNVPSVCAVSQAILSLFAARKTSGILVNIGFHQTSIVPILHGKIMHKVGVEPLGVGALKLTGYLREQMQHRNLHFSSLYTVRTLKEKLCYVAVDYGAELRKDTEASYDVPVEGRFTLSQERYRTGEILFQPRIAGLSAIGLHQAVALCIEQCHAAGLTPEDSWFKTIVLAGGTACLPGLVERLDKELRFLLPPSLSNGIRVMPPPYGADSAWYGAKLLSNLSTFPNSWCINKKDFRPKSRRNFLW